The Planococcus versutus genome contains a region encoding:
- a CDS encoding MFS transporter, with protein MNTTKPILWTRDFIITSLVNFFLILIFYLLMVTIAVYAVEEYGASTSEAGLVTGIFILGALTGRIFIGRSIDKIGRKKTLIIGTTLFTLTTLFYFLNLGLSFLMVNRFLHGMTLGMASTAAGTIVAQIIPMTRKGEGIGYFSMSSTLAAAFGPFIGLMLSQYSSYEMIFSVCLALGVVSLVVSLLVYVPPVEVPLTTNVTKGFKISEFVELKAVPIAIVCLVVALCYSSVLSFINFYAMEENLVQAASYFFLVYAIAILLSRPFTGRLMDLKGANFIMYPAFVIFAAGLFLLSISTSSTGLLVAGALIGLGFGNMQSTTQAVAVKLTPPHRMGLATSTFFISMDAGLGFGPYLLGFIIPLIGYSSLYGVLGFVVLATAILYYFMHGKKEQAEALAYK; from the coding sequence ATGAATACTACTAAACCCATTTTATGGACAAGAGATTTTATCATTACCTCATTAGTGAACTTCTTTTTAATTCTCATTTTCTATCTCTTAATGGTAACCATTGCAGTATACGCAGTCGAAGAATATGGTGCTTCAACGAGCGAAGCCGGACTGGTAACAGGAATATTCATCTTAGGTGCATTGACGGGCCGAATTTTTATTGGCCGTAGTATTGATAAAATTGGCCGTAAAAAAACACTGATTATCGGTACGACCTTATTTACACTGACTACATTATTTTACTTTCTGAATTTGGGACTCTCTTTCTTAATGGTTAATCGTTTTTTGCATGGAATGACGTTAGGAATGGCGAGTACGGCCGCAGGAACCATTGTCGCGCAAATTATTCCCATGACGCGCAAAGGTGAAGGCATTGGCTATTTTAGTATGAGCTCGACATTAGCAGCTGCTTTTGGCCCGTTTATCGGCTTGATGTTGAGTCAATATAGCAGCTACGAAATGATCTTCTCTGTTTGTCTGGCTCTTGGTGTGGTCAGCCTTGTCGTCTCTTTGTTGGTTTATGTACCACCAGTCGAAGTGCCACTAACAACGAACGTTACGAAAGGGTTCAAAATCTCGGAATTTGTTGAACTGAAAGCAGTTCCTATTGCCATCGTTTGTTTAGTGGTTGCACTTTGTTATTCAAGCGTCCTATCATTTATCAATTTTTATGCGATGGAAGAAAACCTTGTACAAGCTGCTAGTTACTTCTTCTTAGTTTATGCAATTGCGATTTTGCTATCTCGTCCTTTTACAGGAAGACTGATGGATTTAAAAGGCGCTAATTTTATTATGTATCCAGCGTTCGTCATTTTTGCAGCAGGTTTGTTCTTGCTGAGCATTTCCACGAGTAGTACGGGACTACTCGTAGCGGGTGCCTTGATTGGACTGGGCTTTGGGAATATGCAATCGACAACACAGGCTGTAGCAGTAAAGCTAACACCTCCTCATCGTATGGGGCTGGCCACATCGACGTTCTTTATTTCTATGGACGCGGGACTTGGCTTTGGTCCATACTTACTAGGGTTTATCATTCCGTTGATCGGTTATAGCTCGCTATACGGCGTACTTGGTTTTGTGGTTTTAGCTACTGCGATTTTGTATTATTTCATGCACGGCAAAAAAGAACAGGCCGAAGCTTTAGCCTATAAGTAA
- a CDS encoding histidine phosphatase family protein, with amino-acid sequence MTTIGFVRHGITDWNIQGIAQGSADVPLNETGRQQAASLAERLVSEEKWDVIISSDLARAKETAEIIGNTLGLPVHHFEPRLREQSGGKIEGTTEEERLEKWGADWRTLDLAMENLEDAAERGLACVLEILENFDDQRVLLVSHGALIGLTLQKIMPETFQKTSMDNTSITLLTHTESQWTCSLFNCTTHLVKSESY; translated from the coding sequence ATGACGACTATTGGATTTGTACGGCATGGCATCACAGATTGGAACATACAAGGCATCGCGCAAGGTTCTGCAGACGTTCCTCTCAATGAAACCGGCAGACAACAAGCCGCGTCACTTGCAGAACGACTCGTTTCTGAAGAAAAATGGGATGTCATCATCTCTAGTGATTTAGCACGTGCTAAAGAAACCGCTGAAATTATTGGCAACACGCTTGGTTTACCCGTTCATCATTTTGAACCACGGCTGCGTGAGCAAAGTGGTGGCAAAATCGAAGGCACAACAGAAGAAGAGCGTCTTGAAAAATGGGGAGCCGATTGGCGTACCTTAGATTTAGCGATGGAAAACTTGGAAGACGCTGCTGAAAGAGGACTGGCCTGTGTTCTAGAGATCTTAGAAAATTTCGACGATCAACGCGTATTGCTTGTCAGCCATGGCGCTTTGATTGGTCTAACGTTGCAAAAAATCATGCCTGAAACGTTCCAAAAAACGTCTATGGATAATACTTCTATCACGTTATTAACGCATACTGAAAGTCAGTGGACTTGCTCTTTATTTAACTGCACGACACATTTAGTAAAAAGCGAAAGCTATTGA
- a CDS encoding dicarboxylate/amino acid:cation symporter, producing the protein MKAVWNRYLTTSLILKITIALILGVAVGLIFGEQAAVLAPLGDLLLNLLTLLIIPLILFTMMVGINQSSIGDLGRMGGKVFIYYALSSAFAIIVGLAVASLLQPGMGMQLQGNETFDVPENPGIISVLLNIVPSNIFTAFTELNLLGIIFIAFAFGIALSYMRNSTELGSLGEHLYKTVNALNEMTLIVLKAILQYVPIGIFAIMAKTVGSQGLDTLFSLGEMILVLYAALFVQILLYVLVLVIFKINPLEFFKQARTPMLTAFVTQSSSGTLPLTLNAAKNLGLSKSLYGFSLPLGATINMDGAAIRIAVSAVFAANLVGDPLSLSEMLMVVLIGTLASIGTAGVPGAGIVMIATVFVQLGLPIEAVALLTAIDALVGMGATGLNVTGDLVGTTLIDKNEKKRQTAS; encoded by the coding sequence ATGAAAGCTGTATGGAATCGATACCTTACGACATCATTGATTTTAAAAATCACAATTGCACTTATACTCGGCGTTGCCGTTGGACTAATTTTTGGAGAGCAAGCAGCTGTTTTGGCGCCTCTTGGGGACTTATTGTTGAATTTATTGACCTTATTGATCATCCCTTTAATTTTGTTTACGATGATGGTTGGGATTAACCAGTCTTCCATTGGAGATCTTGGGCGAATGGGTGGAAAAGTGTTTATTTATTACGCCTTGAGCTCCGCATTTGCCATTATTGTCGGTCTTGCGGTAGCTAGCCTGCTACAGCCTGGCATGGGGATGCAATTGCAAGGCAATGAAACCTTTGATGTTCCAGAAAACCCAGGGATAATTAGCGTCTTGTTGAACATTGTTCCATCTAATATTTTTACAGCATTTACAGAACTCAATTTGCTGGGTATTATTTTTATTGCTTTTGCTTTTGGTATCGCTTTGTCTTATATGCGCAATTCTACTGAATTGGGAAGCTTAGGCGAACATTTGTATAAAACTGTTAATGCATTAAACGAAATGACTTTGATTGTGCTGAAAGCGATTCTTCAATATGTACCGATTGGGATTTTTGCCATAATGGCAAAAACCGTAGGAAGCCAAGGTCTAGATACACTCTTCTCTCTAGGTGAGATGATTTTAGTATTATATGCTGCATTGTTTGTTCAAATTTTGCTTTATGTGCTGGTTCTAGTGATATTCAAAATAAACCCGTTAGAGTTTTTCAAACAAGCACGCACACCGATGTTGACGGCTTTTGTAACGCAAAGTAGTTCTGGTACATTGCCATTAACTTTGAATGCCGCTAAAAACTTAGGATTATCAAAAAGTTTGTATGGCTTTAGTTTGCCACTTGGCGCTACGATTAATATGGATGGCGCGGCAATACGAATTGCGGTTTCGGCTGTTTTCGCAGCAAACCTTGTTGGCGATCCGTTGAGTCTTTCTGAAATGCTCATGGTCGTCCTCATTGGTACACTGGCATCAATCGGAACTGCTGGTGTTCCAGGTGCTGGGATTGTCATGATTGCTACTGTTTTCGTTCAGCTAGGATTGCCGATAGAAGCTGTCGCATTACTGACTGCTATTGATGCATTAGTAGGAATGGGCGCTACTGGGCTTAACGTTACAGGAGACTTAGTAGGTACTACGCTAATTGATAAAAATGAAAAAAAACGGCAAACTGCATCTTAA
- a CDS encoding NAD(P)/FAD-dependent oxidoreductase yields the protein MVEKELFDVTIIGGGPAGLYSAFYSGLREMKTKLVEFQPQLGGKIHVYPEKMIWDVGGQPPIQGAKLIDQLVAQGLTFQPEVVLNEKIEAIAKNENGFFELIGSSGQIHLSKTVIVAVGGGILNPQKLKIEGAERFEVSNLNYTVKSLERFKDKTVLISGGGNSAIDWANELEPIAKQVYVTYRKPELAGHEAQVTQLMTGSAICCLHTTITRLIASDDRDAIEFVELTHQETGEIQLLRIDEMIINHGYERDISLLGNSPLNIEIADDYYIAGTSNSESSEEGLFAAGDILQHEGKLNLIAGTFHDAANAVNKAKHHIQPDANEIAMVSSHNEVFKKRNKELVKQLLV from the coding sequence ATGGTGGAAAAAGAGCTTTTTGATGTAACGATTATAGGCGGAGGTCCTGCGGGTTTATATTCAGCCTTTTATAGTGGTTTACGAGAAATGAAAACCAAGCTTGTTGAATTTCAGCCACAATTGGGCGGTAAAATTCATGTGTACCCGGAGAAGATGATTTGGGATGTAGGAGGACAGCCACCAATTCAAGGAGCAAAGCTTATTGATCAACTAGTTGCACAAGGGCTAACCTTCCAACCAGAAGTCGTATTGAATGAAAAAATAGAGGCTATAGCGAAAAACGAGAATGGTTTTTTTGAACTAATTGGCTCTTCCGGCCAGATTCATTTATCAAAAACGGTTATTGTAGCTGTGGGTGGAGGTATTTTGAACCCTCAAAAGCTGAAGATTGAAGGGGCCGAACGTTTTGAAGTGTCGAACTTGAATTATACGGTCAAGTCCCTTGAACGATTCAAAGACAAGACCGTTCTCATTTCGGGCGGTGGAAATTCAGCAATCGATTGGGCCAACGAGCTTGAGCCAATTGCTAAACAAGTATATGTCACTTATCGTAAACCAGAGCTTGCCGGACACGAAGCGCAAGTGACACAGCTAATGACCGGATCAGCCATTTGTTGTCTTCATACCACGATCACACGTTTGATCGCTTCAGACGATCGAGATGCCATTGAATTTGTTGAACTCACTCATCAAGAAACAGGAGAAATACAGCTGTTGCGAATCGATGAAATGATTATTAATCATGGTTATGAACGCGACATTAGTTTACTCGGCAACAGCCCATTAAATATTGAAATTGCTGATGATTATTACATTGCGGGTACATCAAATAGTGAATCTTCAGAGGAAGGTCTTTTTGCAGCAGGTGACATTCTGCAGCACGAAGGAAAATTGAATTTGATTGCTGGAACGTTCCACGATGCGGCAAATGCAGTCAATAAAGCCAAGCACCATATTCAGCCAGACGCTAACGAAATCGCAATGGTTTCTTCTCACAATGAAGTATTCAAAAAACGCAACAAAGAATTGGTTAAGCAATTATTGGTCTAG
- a CDS encoding class I SAM-dependent methyltransferase yields MKKVEYDGYYKEENYFGNPYPGLLEFFSTFQPKGTVVDLGCGQGRDTLSLGELGYKVIGVDHSAVGIEQLNREAKKRKLTVEGIVGDIYTYQISKDVDVVLLDSMLHFYKNDLKKETQFVETILTQLKEGGVFVNCIIKGDKGEKTLKKIIEKSPHEWKILTDDYIEYREASVDYHLLAVKKGKSSKNL; encoded by the coding sequence ATGAAAAAAGTAGAATATGATGGCTATTATAAAGAAGAAAACTATTTTGGAAACCCTTATCCAGGGCTACTGGAATTTTTCTCGACTTTTCAACCTAAAGGAACTGTTGTCGATTTAGGTTGTGGGCAAGGAAGAGATACATTGTCACTAGGCGAGCTTGGTTACAAAGTAATTGGAGTTGACCATTCGGCTGTTGGTATCGAACAATTGAATCGAGAAGCTAAGAAGAGAAAGTTAACTGTAGAAGGAATAGTTGGTGATATATACACATATCAAATTTCAAAAGATGTCGATGTTGTGTTACTAGATTCGATGCTGCATTTTTACAAAAATGATTTAAAAAAAGAAACCCAATTTGTAGAGACGATTCTAACTCAGCTTAAAGAAGGCGGAGTTTTCGTGAACTGTATCATTAAAGGCGATAAAGGTGAAAAGACCTTAAAGAAAATTATTGAGAAATCGCCACACGAATGGAAAATTCTCACTGATGACTACATAGAATACCGCGAAGCGAGTGTTGACTATCATCTGCTTGCTGTTAAAAAAGGAAAGTCTAGTAAAAATTTGTAG
- a CDS encoding ABC transporter ATP-binding protein: MVRLFTEELNIGYGDRLIVKDLTVQIPDKKITTIIGSNGCGKSTLLKALTRVIPHQSGTVVLDGSNIAQENTKSLAKKMAILPQTLDSAAGLTVGELVSYGRFPYQKGFGRLSKRDYEIINWALDVTGTQFFKYHPVDALSGGQRQRVWIAMALAQETEMIFLDEPTTYLDMAHQLEILELLQQLNQQQERTIIMVLHDLNQAARFADHIIAMKDGQIIKSGNCHEVITQPVLKEVFRIDADIGLDPRTQKPMCITYNLIGGV, translated from the coding sequence ATGGTGCGTTTGTTCACCGAGGAGCTAAATATTGGCTATGGAGACCGCTTGATTGTCAAAGATTTGACTGTCCAAATTCCAGACAAAAAAATTACGACGATTATTGGTTCGAATGGCTGCGGCAAATCAACGCTGCTAAAAGCGCTTACTCGTGTGATTCCGCATCAATCTGGAACAGTCGTATTAGATGGTAGTAATATCGCACAGGAAAACACAAAGTCTTTAGCTAAAAAAATGGCGATTCTTCCTCAAACACTAGACAGTGCTGCTGGATTGACTGTTGGCGAACTGGTTTCGTACGGACGATTTCCTTATCAAAAAGGATTTGGTCGACTATCTAAAAGAGATTACGAAATTATCAACTGGGCGCTAGATGTCACCGGTACGCAATTTTTCAAATACCATCCAGTTGATGCTTTATCTGGTGGCCAGCGTCAGCGCGTCTGGATTGCGATGGCTCTTGCTCAGGAAACTGAAATGATTTTTTTAGACGAGCCTACCACATACTTGGATATGGCTCATCAGCTAGAAATTCTTGAATTGCTTCAGCAACTAAACCAGCAACAAGAACGAACCATTATCATGGTGCTCCACGACCTGAACCAAGCAGCACGTTTTGCAGATCACATCATCGCCATGAAAGACGGACAAATCATTAAATCTGGCAACTGCCATGAAGTCATCACTCAACCGGTTTTAAAAGAAGTATTCCGGATTGATGCGGACATCGGTCTGGACCCCCGAACACAAAAACCGATGTGCATAACATATAACTTAATTGGAGGAGTTTAA
- a CDS encoding protein phosphatase 2C domain-containing protein, whose translation MKKKSAAVMWVGSENPFIDRFNVLSVQHIVLGRFGGTAAAGQTKNEDGCLIWVNGEEEWEFVMVLDAHHSAKSAELVIQYMEQNKEILTSLLSGKVSVELFKGVETALLKLLQAESFLAACRDTKGETALLIAVRKGKYLYWFSVGDCLLYVFHPELAAFGQYQINQRQFYEWIGQVNTFEQLVPCFSSGVRELRQGENQLLLTTDGLVECPGAVFSEPDSIWQQCKDIATTDSVSALLATIQKNHVRDSTTVVSWNVNVGEPVSYASNQ comes from the coding sequence ATGAAGAAGAAATCAGCTGCCGTAATGTGGGTTGGTAGTGAAAATCCTTTTATTGACCGATTTAATGTTCTCTCAGTTCAACATATAGTGCTTGGACGATTTGGCGGCACTGCCGCTGCAGGGCAAACGAAAAACGAAGATGGTTGTTTAATTTGGGTTAACGGTGAAGAAGAGTGGGAATTTGTTATGGTCTTAGATGCGCATCATTCAGCTAAAAGTGCCGAATTAGTTATCCAATACATGGAGCAAAATAAAGAAATCCTTACTTCTTTACTATCAGGTAAGGTGAGTGTTGAACTTTTTAAAGGAGTTGAAACTGCTTTGTTAAAGCTGTTGCAAGCAGAAAGCTTTTTAGCAGCATGCCGCGATACAAAAGGTGAAACGGCTCTTTTGATAGCAGTTAGAAAAGGTAAATACCTGTATTGGTTTTCGGTTGGAGATTGCCTATTATACGTATTTCATCCAGAACTAGCCGCATTTGGTCAATACCAAATCAACCAACGGCAATTTTACGAATGGATTGGACAAGTGAATACATTTGAACAACTTGTGCCCTGTTTTAGCAGTGGCGTCCGAGAATTACGACAAGGAGAAAATCAGCTCTTGCTGACAACAGATGGACTGGTAGAATGTCCTGGCGCCGTATTTTCTGAACCCGACAGTATTTGGCAACAATGTAAGGACATCGCTACCACTGATAGCGTAAGTGCTCTACTCGCTACGATTCAAAAAAACCACGTTCGTGACAGCACAACAGTGGTTTCATGGAATGTAAATGTAGGAGAACCAGTAAGTTACGCTAGCAATCAATAG
- a CDS encoding heme oxygenase, with product MYVVTNRIKMKSGFAEKMAPNFSRPGALQELDGFIKVEVAITQDSTEYDELNVSMYWETLENYEAWKTSDVFKEAHKRPEASTDSNEPKKESPMLGSQLTITKIVGLLEAKTSN from the coding sequence ATGTATGTCGTAACCAACCGCATCAAAATGAAATCCGGATTCGCAGAAAAAATGGCTCCTAACTTTTCACGACCTGGTGCTTTGCAAGAATTAGACGGATTTATAAAAGTCGAAGTCGCGATTACACAAGATTCGACTGAGTATGATGAACTGAATGTCAGTATGTACTGGGAGACTCTTGAAAATTATGAAGCATGGAAAACGAGTGATGTCTTTAAAGAAGCACACAAACGACCTGAAGCAAGTACGGACAGCAATGAACCGAAAAAAGAATCACCAATGCTAGGCAGTCAACTAACAATTACAAAAATCGTTGGCCTACTTGAAGCTAAAACTTCAAACTGA